A genomic region of Dermacentor andersoni chromosome 9, qqDerAnde1_hic_scaffold, whole genome shotgun sequence contains the following coding sequences:
- the LOC140213314 gene encoding TNF receptor-associated factor 6-A-like: MEATTYTLQAYDWPFVNEQPITFEQPLPSECVCANCEVVAADAVLLPCWHTLCGRCHKDACDGHSCEHRPRFGLCPLDGECFLAEDVFDVYFSLEYLMALPVRCFHAGLGCPFNGVLGELQHHLLECIFGVGSIAGA, encoded by the coding sequence ATGGAAGCGACCACGTACACCCTTCAAGCGTACGACTGGCCATTCGTGAACGAGCAACCCATCACCTTCGAGCAGCCGTTGCCCTCAGAGTGCGTCTGCGCGAACTGCGAGGTGGTGGCGGCCGACGCTGTGCTGCTTCCCTGCTGGCACACCTTGTGTGGTCGGTGCCACAAAGACGCTTGTGATGGCCACAGCTGCGAACACAGGCCCCGTTTCGGCTTGTGTCCCCTCGACGGTGAATGCTTCCTGGCGGAAGACGTCTTCGACGTGTACTTCTCTCTGGAGTATCTTATGGCACTGCCGGTGCGCTGTTTCCATGCCGGTCTGGGCTGCCCGTTCAACGGAGtacttggagaacttcagcaTCACCTGCTGGAATGCATCTTCGGAGTTGGTAGCATCGCTGGCGCCTAG